The Nocardioides sp. S5 genome includes a window with the following:
- a CDS encoding CsbD family protein has protein sequence MGLDDKIGNKAEELKGKGKEHTGRATDDEQLEAEGKGDQAGANLKQAGEKVKDAFKG, from the coding sequence ATGGGACTCGACGACAAGATCGGCAACAAGGCCGAGGAGCTCAAGGGCAAGGGCAAGGAGCACACCGGCAGGGCGACCGACGACGAGCAGCTCGAGGCCGAGGGCAAGGGCGACCAGGCCGGCGCCAACCTCAAGCAGGCCGGCGAGAAGGTCAAGGACGCCTTCAAGGGCTGA
- a CDS encoding DICT sensory domain-containing protein: MNRGGVMDTGATGGFSIGVLADRTGLTPAVLRTWENRFGFPAGERSPTGHRRFSEADVELVRQVLEVRESGVGLQVAIDAVRRRQEQGAVDSVHAVLSRDFPHLVVHRLGRRALLAASHAVEDEALARADRPLVLGTFQEGHKFARSSHRWDELARTASWAAVVAEFDEAHPADPSAQPARCQLPERSPLRREWTVVTVSASRAAVVSAWEVPSGPGGAPVYESVISTHRPAALAAARVLVDVARASGATPPASATAVLDEPAHGPATAAVDADRMWLRALARLDPPG, encoded by the coding sequence ATGAATCGTGGAGGCGTCATGGACACCGGAGCAACGGGTGGCTTCAGCATCGGTGTCCTGGCCGACCGGACCGGGCTGACCCCCGCGGTGCTGCGGACCTGGGAGAACCGGTTCGGCTTCCCCGCCGGCGAGCGTTCGCCCACGGGCCACCGCCGTTTCTCCGAGGCCGACGTCGAGCTCGTGCGCCAGGTGCTCGAGGTGCGCGAGTCCGGGGTCGGCCTCCAGGTCGCCATCGACGCCGTACGCCGACGCCAGGAGCAGGGCGCGGTTGACTCGGTCCACGCCGTGCTGTCGCGCGACTTCCCGCACCTCGTCGTCCACCGCCTCGGACGGCGGGCGCTGCTGGCCGCCTCGCACGCGGTCGAGGACGAGGCGCTCGCCCGCGCCGACCGCCCGCTGGTCCTCGGCACCTTCCAGGAGGGCCACAAGTTCGCCCGCTCCAGCCACCGCTGGGACGAGCTGGCGCGTACGGCGTCGTGGGCCGCGGTCGTGGCCGAGTTCGACGAGGCCCACCCTGCCGACCCCTCGGCCCAGCCGGCCCGGTGCCAGCTGCCGGAGCGCTCGCCCCTGCGCCGGGAGTGGACGGTGGTCACCGTCAGCGCCTCGCGCGCAGCTGTCGTCTCGGCCTGGGAGGTGCCGAGCGGTCCGGGGGGCGCGCCTGTCTACGAGTCCGTCATCAGCACGCACCGGCCCGCCGCGCTGGCAGCGGCGCGGGTGCTCGTCGACGTCGCACGCGCGTCCGGAGCGACGCCGCCCGCCTCGGCGACGGCGGTCCTCGACGAGCCGGCGCACGGTCCGGCGACCGCGGCGGTCGACGCGGACCGGATGTGGCTGCGCGCGCTCGCCCGGCTGGACCCGCCCGGCTGA
- a CDS encoding Rho termination factor N-terminal domain-containing protein has translation MAEKKKQDPGPSVKDAEVYEALRDDGASKEKAARIANASAAQGRSKVGERGGEAADYEDRTVEELRKRAAELDIEGRSSMTKDELIDALRHH, from the coding sequence ATGGCCGAGAAGAAGAAGCAGGATCCGGGGCCGTCCGTGAAGGACGCCGAGGTGTACGAGGCGCTGCGCGACGACGGCGCCAGCAAGGAGAAGGCAGCCCGCATCGCGAACGCCTCAGCAGCACAGGGCAGGTCGAAGGTCGGTGAGCGTGGCGGCGAGGCGGCCGACTACGAGGACCGCACGGTCGAGGAGCTGCGCAAGCGCGCGGCCGAGCTCGACATCGAGGGTCGCTCGTCGATGACCAAGGACGAGCTGATCGACGCCCTGCGCCACCACTGA
- a CDS encoding DUF6328 family protein — protein MSDNQRARRDETPEERADRNWLELLQELRVSQTGVQLLAGFLATLPFQSRFDELDAFQRGWFVGLLALAFTTVAVMLAPVAIHRHVFQENAKPELVRAGHRLTSIALALIAVLLGGILFLVVDVVYDRQAAAAGAVGSVVVLAGLLLVLPSRVLRRS, from the coding sequence ATGTCCGACAACCAGCGCGCGCGCCGCGACGAGACGCCCGAGGAGCGCGCCGACCGCAACTGGCTCGAGCTCCTCCAGGAGCTGCGGGTGAGCCAGACCGGAGTGCAGCTGCTGGCCGGTTTCCTCGCCACGCTGCCGTTCCAGTCGCGCTTCGACGAGCTCGACGCCTTCCAGCGCGGGTGGTTCGTCGGCCTGCTGGCCCTGGCGTTCACCACGGTCGCCGTGATGCTGGCCCCCGTCGCCATCCACCGCCACGTCTTCCAGGAGAACGCGAAGCCCGAGCTGGTGCGCGCGGGCCATCGGCTCACCTCGATCGCGCTCGCGCTCATCGCCGTCCTGCTCGGCGGGATCCTGTTCCTCGTGGTGGACGTGGTCTACGACCGGCAGGCCGCCGCGGCGGGTGCCGTGGGGTCGGTGGTCGTGCTGGCCGGACTCCTGCTGGTCCTGCCGTCCCGGGTGCTGCGGCGCAGCTGA
- a CDS encoding SRPBCC family protein: protein MPSITRTFATTASPEAAHAYLADFRTAEEWDPGTRTCERTSGDGGVGTTYRNVSSFLGRTVEITYTAAEVVAPTRVHLRGTNESFEGHDIFEITPATGGAQVSYTARMSFSGVSRLASPLVQAYLPRLASKTVDQLRACLDRQPG, encoded by the coding sequence ATGCCCTCCATCACCCGCACGTTCGCGACGACCGCCTCCCCCGAGGCGGCGCACGCCTACCTCGCCGACTTCCGCACGGCCGAGGAGTGGGACCCGGGCACCCGCACGTGCGAGCGCACCAGCGGCGACGGCGGGGTCGGCACGACCTACCGCAACGTGTCGTCGTTCCTGGGCCGCACCGTCGAGATCACCTACACCGCCGCCGAGGTCGTGGCACCGACCCGCGTGCACCTGCGCGGCACCAACGAGTCGTTCGAGGGCCACGACATCTTCGAGATCACCCCGGCGACCGGCGGCGCACAGGTGTCCTACACCGCCCGCATGTCCTTCTCCGGCGTCTCGCGCCTGGCCTCGCCGCTCGTCCAGGCCTATCTCCCACGGCTGGCTTCGAAGACGGTGGACCAGCTGCGCGCCTGCCTGGACCGCCAGCCGGGCTGA
- a CDS encoding DNA starvation/stationary phase protection protein, which produces MAKKTTRSATTSVSSDADAPLTVPGLDAATGHRVADALQMRVHALNDLALTLKHAHWNVVGPHFIGVHEMLDPQIDGVREMIDVLAERMSTLGVPPNGLPGALVAARTWDDYDLTRADTAAHLAALDLVYTGVIEDHRAAIEAVGDDPVTEDIVIGQTADLEQFQWFVRAHLQGVTGELATAGASGEVEAAEKVSRRGRKR; this is translated from the coding sequence ATGGCGAAGAAGACGACTCGTTCCGCGACCACCTCGGTGTCCAGCGACGCCGACGCCCCCCTCACCGTCCCCGGCCTGGACGCCGCCACCGGTCACCGCGTGGCCGACGCGCTCCAGATGCGGGTGCACGCGCTCAACGACCTGGCTCTCACCCTCAAGCACGCCCACTGGAACGTCGTGGGCCCGCACTTCATCGGCGTCCACGAGATGCTCGACCCGCAGATCGACGGCGTGCGCGAGATGATCGACGTGCTCGCCGAGCGCATGTCGACCCTCGGGGTGCCGCCGAACGGCCTGCCCGGTGCCCTCGTGGCCGCGCGCACCTGGGACGACTACGACCTCACCCGCGCCGACACCGCTGCCCACCTCGCCGCGCTCGACCTCGTCTACACCGGCGTCATCGAGGACCACCGCGCCGCGATCGAGGCCGTGGGCGACGACCCGGTGACCGAGGACATCGTGATCGGCCAGACCGCCGACCTCGAGCAGTTCCAGTGGTTCGTGCGGGCACACCTCCAGGGCGTCACCGGCGAGCTGGCGACCGCCGGCGCCTCGGGCGAGGTCGAGGCCGCCGAGAAGGTGTCGCGGCGCGGCCGCAAGCGCTGA
- a CDS encoding substrate-binding domain-containing protein, with amino-acid sequence MKRKHNLVLVPLLGAAMALTACGSDDGDTGSDAGDSGSGGDSAGKIGVILPDTESSVRWESADRPALAAAFEEAGVEYDIQNAEGDAERMTQIADSMIGDGVTVLAIVNLDSESGAAIQEKAASQGVATIDYDRLTLGGTAEYYVSFDNTVVGELQGQGLADCLGDKEANIVYLNGSPTDNNATLFAEGAHSVLDEMSNYTVVGEQAVPDWDNEEAATIFQQLYTAADGQVDGVLAANDGLGGAAISILEANGQDGKVPVTGQDATVEGLQNVLAGTQCMTVYKSATQEAEALAEVAIALANGEEAETTGTTVDSSDDSEVPSILLEPQAITKDNVSDVIEDGGQKAEDVCTGDFADLCADAGIS; translated from the coding sequence GTGAAGCGGAAGCACAATTTGGTCCTCGTCCCCCTGCTGGGTGCCGCCATGGCCCTCACGGCCTGTGGCAGTGACGACGGCGACACCGGCTCTGACGCCGGCGACAGCGGCAGCGGCGGCGACTCCGCCGGCAAGATCGGCGTGATCCTCCCCGACACCGAGTCCTCGGTGCGCTGGGAGAGCGCGGACCGCCCCGCCCTCGCGGCTGCCTTCGAGGAGGCCGGCGTGGAGTACGACATCCAGAACGCCGAGGGTGACGCCGAGCGCATGACCCAGATCGCCGACTCGATGATCGGCGACGGCGTGACGGTCCTCGCCATCGTCAACCTCGACTCCGAGTCGGGCGCCGCGATCCAGGAGAAGGCCGCGTCGCAGGGCGTCGCCACCATCGACTACGACCGGCTCACGCTGGGCGGCACGGCGGAGTACTACGTCTCCTTCGACAACACCGTCGTCGGCGAGCTGCAGGGCCAGGGCCTCGCGGACTGCCTCGGTGACAAGGAGGCGAACATCGTCTACCTCAACGGCTCGCCCACCGACAACAACGCGACGCTGTTCGCCGAGGGCGCGCACAGCGTGCTCGACGAGATGAGCAACTACACCGTCGTCGGAGAGCAGGCCGTCCCGGACTGGGACAACGAAGAGGCCGCCACGATCTTCCAGCAGCTCTACACCGCTGCGGACGGCCAGGTCGACGGCGTGCTCGCCGCCAACGACGGCCTCGGCGGTGCCGCGATCAGCATCCTCGAGGCCAACGGCCAGGACGGCAAGGTCCCGGTCACCGGGCAGGACGCCACGGTGGAGGGCCTGCAGAACGTGCTCGCCGGCACGCAGTGCATGACGGTCTACAAGTCCGCCACGCAGGAGGCCGAGGCGCTGGCCGAGGTCGCCATCGCGCTCGCCAACGGCGAGGAGGCCGAGACCACCGGCACGACGGTCGACTCCTCCGACGACAGCGAGGTCCCCTCGATCCTGCTCGAGCCGCAGGCGATCACGAAGGACAACGTCTCCGACGTGATCGAGGACGGTGGCCAGAAGGCCGAGGACGTGTGCACCGGCGACTTCGCCGACCTGTGCGCCGACGCCGGCATCTCCTGA
- a CDS encoding ATP-binding cassette domain-containing protein → MVEPLLELRGVNKSFGVVHVLHDVDFAVYPGQVTALVGDNGAGKSTLVKIIAGIYGRDSGDYHFDGKPVEVHGPRDVAALGVEVVYQDLALCDNLDIVENMFLGREETSRFGLDEVTMETRARETLASLSVRTVKSVRQSVASLSGGQRQTVAIAKAVLWNSKVVLLDEPTAALGVAQTRQVLDLVRRLADRGLGVVLISHNMGDVFEVADRITALYLGRVAADVPAKDLTHSQVVELITAGRSGDLGIAENPATATV, encoded by the coding sequence ATGGTTGAGCCGCTGCTCGAGCTCCGTGGAGTCAACAAGAGCTTCGGTGTGGTGCACGTGCTGCACGACGTCGACTTCGCGGTCTACCCGGGGCAGGTGACCGCCCTCGTCGGCGACAACGGCGCCGGCAAGTCGACCCTCGTCAAGATCATCGCCGGCATCTACGGCCGCGACTCCGGCGACTACCACTTCGACGGCAAGCCGGTCGAGGTCCACGGCCCCCGCGACGTCGCCGCGCTGGGTGTGGAGGTCGTCTACCAGGACCTCGCGCTCTGCGACAACCTCGACATCGTCGAGAACATGTTCCTCGGCCGCGAGGAGACCAGCCGCTTCGGCCTCGACGAGGTCACCATGGAGACGCGCGCCCGCGAGACACTGGCGTCGCTGTCGGTGCGCACGGTCAAGTCGGTGCGCCAGAGCGTGGCCAGCCTGTCGGGAGGTCAGCGCCAGACCGTGGCCATCGCCAAGGCGGTGCTGTGGAACTCCAAGGTCGTCCTCCTCGACGAGCCCACCGCGGCCCTCGGCGTGGCGCAGACCCGTCAGGTCCTCGACCTCGTGCGTCGCCTCGCCGACCGCGGGCTCGGCGTCGTGCTGATCTCGCACAACATGGGCGACGTCTTCGAGGTCGCCGACCGGATCACCGCGCTCTACCTCGGCCGGGTGGCGGCCGACGTCCCCGCGAAGGACCTCACCCACAGCCAGGTCGTCGAGCTCATCACCGCCGGCCGCTCGGGCGACCTCGGCATCGCCGAGAACCCCGCGACCGCGACCGTCTGA
- a CDS encoding ABC transporter permease translates to MTASTDTASASTPAPSGFDNDNRQAATIGDAARDYVNRLRGGDMGSLPAILGLVFLVVVFASLNDRFLTTYNMANLVIQAGSIIVLAMGIVFVLLLGEIDLSAGVAGGASATIIALMLIDYDWTWWMATLAGIAAGAVIGLAIGALVSMLGIPSFVVTLAFFLALQAVPLRLIGSGGSLRFNDEVLRGLSIKNVPVTAGWIAAILIVVGFAALSLWRYRSLSAKGLVHQPLSLVIVRIAVLAVIVLGLTALLSANRAPNPNFDISGIPWVAPVVIALLLFWTFVLTKTRFGRHLYAVGGNAEAARRAGINVLRVRIMAFVICSSMAAIAGLLSASYTGKVSPGSGGGNELLYAVAAAVIGGTSLFGGRGRAMDAVVGGLVIATIPNGLGLLDQAAYINFVVTGGVLLLAASVDAISRRRRSSAGV, encoded by the coding sequence ATGACTGCTTCCACCGACACCGCGTCCGCTTCCACACCCGCCCCCAGCGGGTTCGACAACGACAACCGCCAGGCCGCGACCATCGGCGACGCGGCTCGTGACTACGTCAACCGCCTGCGCGGCGGCGACATGGGCTCGCTGCCCGCGATCCTCGGCCTGGTCTTCCTGGTCGTCGTCTTCGCCTCGCTCAACGACCGGTTCCTCACGACCTACAACATGGCCAACCTGGTCATCCAGGCCGGTTCGATCATCGTCCTGGCCATGGGCATCGTCTTCGTGCTGCTGCTCGGCGAGATCGACCTCTCCGCGGGTGTCGCGGGCGGCGCGTCGGCGACGATCATCGCGCTGATGCTCATCGACTACGACTGGACGTGGTGGATGGCCACGCTGGCCGGGATCGCGGCCGGCGCGGTGATCGGCCTGGCGATCGGTGCCCTGGTGTCGATGCTCGGCATCCCGTCGTTCGTCGTCACCCTGGCCTTCTTCCTGGCCCTCCAGGCCGTGCCGCTGCGGCTCATCGGCTCGGGCGGCTCGCTGCGCTTCAACGACGAGGTGCTGCGCGGGCTGTCGATCAAGAACGTGCCGGTCACCGCGGGCTGGATCGCCGCGATCCTCATCGTGGTGGGCTTCGCAGCGTTGTCGCTGTGGCGCTACCGCTCCCTGTCGGCCAAGGGCCTGGTCCACCAGCCCCTCAGCCTCGTGATCGTCCGGATCGCCGTGCTGGCCGTGATCGTGCTGGGGCTCACCGCGCTCCTGAGCGCCAACCGCGCACCGAACCCCAACTTCGACATCAGCGGCATCCCGTGGGTGGCGCCCGTCGTGATCGCGCTGCTGCTCTTCTGGACCTTCGTGCTGACCAAGACCCGCTTCGGCCGTCACCTCTACGCCGTCGGCGGCAACGCCGAGGCCGCGCGCCGTGCCGGCATCAACGTGCTGCGGGTCCGGATCATGGCCTTCGTCATCTGCTCCTCCATGGCGGCGATCGCCGGGCTCCTGTCGGCGTCCTACACCGGCAAGGTCTCCCCGGGCTCCGGCGGCGGCAACGAGCTGCTCTACGCCGTCGCGGCCGCCGTCATCGGCGGCACCAGCCTCTTCGGTGGTCGCGGCCGCGCCATGGACGCCGTGGTCGGCGGCCTGGTCATCGCGACCATCCCCAACGGTCTCGGCCTGCTCGACCAGGCGGCGTACATCAACTTCGTGGTCACCGGCGGCGTCCTGCTGCTCGCCGCGAGCGTCGATGCGATCTCGCGCCGCCGCCGTTCCTCGGCCGGGGTCTAG
- a CDS encoding ROK family protein — MTAQRRSGLGTNQEAVRRHNLGTLLRHVHGAGQISRAELTSLMGLNRSTIAGLVAELESLGISERATPAGGARQGAGRPSAGVAIAADGPCVIAVDLGVDRAVVARVGLGGRVLQRAQAPVPAEGEAWQVGASVAALIREVVEDAPAASPLVGIGISVPGMVRRSDGLIRLAPNLEWHDVSFGGIVLAALGLDVPVSLANDADLGALAEHTRGVGVGIDDLIYVSGNVGVGAGVIMGGHRLEGAGGYAGEVGHLRFDPGGRPCHCGNRGCWETEVGGHAIAEAIHCPPDKVAQLDEVLDGFDSPSPELRRTGTAIGHGLASIVNMFNPRLVILGGYFRSLHQLVGPDIEAGLADRALPAPLESVRLTLPGLGSDSALLGAAEIALEPLFVDPVAALGTALVDVRARLAG, encoded by the coding sequence ATGACCGCCCAGCGGCGCTCGGGCCTCGGCACCAACCAGGAGGCCGTCCGGCGCCACAACCTCGGGACGCTGCTGCGCCACGTCCACGGTGCCGGACAGATCTCCCGGGCCGAGCTCACCAGCCTGATGGGCCTCAACCGGAGCACCATCGCCGGGCTGGTCGCGGAGCTGGAGTCCCTGGGCATCTCCGAGCGGGCGACCCCCGCCGGAGGTGCCCGACAGGGCGCCGGACGCCCCTCGGCCGGGGTGGCGATCGCCGCCGACGGCCCGTGCGTGATCGCCGTGGACCTCGGGGTCGACCGGGCCGTGGTGGCCCGCGTCGGCCTCGGCGGCCGGGTGCTCCAGCGGGCGCAGGCGCCGGTGCCCGCCGAGGGCGAGGCCTGGCAGGTCGGCGCCTCGGTGGCCGCACTCATCCGCGAGGTCGTCGAGGACGCGCCCGCCGCCTCGCCGCTGGTGGGCATCGGCATCAGCGTGCCCGGCATGGTGCGGCGCAGCGACGGCCTGATCCGGCTCGCGCCCAACCTCGAGTGGCACGACGTGTCGTTCGGGGGCATCGTCCTGGCCGCGCTGGGCCTCGACGTCCCCGTGTCGCTGGCGAACGACGCCGACCTCGGTGCGCTCGCCGAGCACACCCGCGGTGTCGGGGTGGGCATCGACGACCTCATCTACGTCTCCGGCAACGTCGGCGTCGGCGCCGGCGTGATCATGGGCGGGCACCGGCTCGAAGGTGCCGGCGGCTACGCCGGCGAGGTGGGCCACCTCCGCTTCGACCCCGGTGGTCGCCCCTGCCACTGCGGCAACCGCGGCTGCTGGGAGACCGAGGTCGGCGGCCACGCCATCGCCGAGGCCATCCACTGCCCGCCCGACAAGGTCGCCCAGCTCGACGAGGTGCTGGACGGCTTCGACTCCCCGTCGCCGGAGCTGCGCCGCACCGGCACCGCGATCGGCCACGGGCTGGCCAGCATCGTCAACATGTTCAACCCGCGGCTGGTGATCCTCGGGGGATATTTCCGCTCGCTCCACCAGCTCGTCGGGCCCGACATCGAGGCCGGACTGGCCGACCGCGCCCTGCCCGCGCCTCTGGAGTCGGTGCGGCTCACGCTGCCCGGCCTGGGATCGGACTCGGCGCTGCTCGGAGCGGCCGAGATCGCGCTCGAGCCGCTCTTCGTGGACCCGGTGGCCGCGCTGGGCACCGCGCTGGTCGACGTACGCGCCCGCCTCGCCGGCTGA
- a CDS encoding ROK family transcriptional regulator → MDRPGGAGTEGLRRDNTAAVLRSLRRCGPSTRAELAKDTGLAKATVGVIVADLQAAGAVAEEGSRPGVRGRPGRPVALRGEGVVALGLELNVDYTSAVVLDLAGQVVLSESRPGTGDTADLLALARDAYAAAVGDGRRLVGATVAVPALVRGDNRTVAWAPNLHLEGAGLADDLTATLAELGAGPTPAVRVSNDANCAAYAESHHGAARGAAHALYLTGTVGIGAGIVQGGELVRGAAGFAGEVGHMPLGDASAVCGCGRHGCWEASVGLHAMLAEVGMHELDTPLRTAEAVAERAATDAGVRAGLERVGRGVGLGIAMLSSVLDPEVVVLGGYFAPLGDLVLDPARRTLDERLASEAQVRPELRLSTLGIRAAALGAAEQSLGPVFSGELDLTS, encoded by the coding sequence GTGGACCGTCCCGGCGGCGCCGGCACCGAGGGACTGCGGCGCGACAACACCGCCGCGGTCCTGCGTTCCCTGCGCCGCTGCGGACCCTCCACCCGGGCCGAGCTCGCCAAGGACACCGGACTCGCCAAGGCCACCGTCGGCGTGATCGTCGCGGACCTCCAGGCCGCCGGTGCGGTGGCCGAGGAGGGCTCGCGACCCGGGGTGCGAGGCCGGCCCGGCCGCCCGGTGGCGCTGCGCGGCGAGGGTGTCGTCGCGCTCGGGCTGGAGCTCAACGTCGACTACACCTCCGCCGTGGTCCTCGACCTGGCCGGACAGGTGGTCCTCAGCGAGAGCCGGCCCGGCACCGGCGACACCGCCGACCTGCTGGCGCTCGCCCGTGACGCGTACGCCGCCGCGGTCGGCGACGGCCGCCGGCTGGTCGGCGCCACCGTGGCGGTGCCGGCGCTGGTCCGCGGCGACAACCGCACCGTCGCGTGGGCACCCAACCTCCACCTCGAGGGCGCGGGCCTCGCCGACGACCTCACGGCCACGCTGGCCGAACTCGGCGCCGGACCGACCCCGGCCGTGCGGGTGAGCAACGACGCCAACTGCGCGGCGTACGCCGAGTCCCACCACGGGGCCGCGCGCGGCGCCGCCCACGCGCTCTACCTCACCGGCACCGTCGGCATCGGCGCCGGCATCGTGCAGGGCGGCGAGCTGGTGCGCGGGGCTGCGGGCTTCGCCGGCGAGGTCGGCCACATGCCCCTCGGTGACGCGTCCGCGGTGTGCGGGTGCGGCCGCCACGGCTGCTGGGAGGCCTCGGTCGGCCTGCACGCGATGCTCGCCGAGGTCGGCATGCACGAGCTGGACACCCCGCTGCGGACCGCGGAGGCCGTGGCCGAGCGCGCCGCCACCGACGCCGGGGTGCGCGCCGGCCTCGAGCGCGTCGGGCGCGGCGTCGGCCTCGGCATCGCGATGCTCAGCAGCGTGCTCGACCCCGAGGTCGTCGTGCTCGGCGGCTACTTCGCGCCGCTCGGCGACCTCGTGCTCGACCCGGCGAGGCGCACGCTCGACGAACGACTGGCCTCCGAGGCGCAGGTGCGCCCCGAGCTGCGACTCAGCACGCTCGGCATCCGCGCGGCCGCCCTCGGCGCCGCCGAGCAGTCGCTGGGACCGGTCTTCAGCGGTGAGCTCGACCTGACGTCCTGA
- the xylA gene encoding xylose isomerase has product MTTQIPTPTPEDKFSFGLWTVGWQGVDPFGGATRPPMDTVHALEKLAELGAYGVNFHDDDVIPFGSDDATRDKIIARFKKGLEDTGLVVTTATTNLFSHPVFKAGGFTNNNREIRRFALRKVMRNIDLAAELGAKVYVAWGGREGAEYGASQDTTVALDRMKEAFDLLGDYVTEKGYDLRFAIEPKPNEPRGDILLPTIGHALAFINELERPELVGVNPEIGHEEMAGMNAAAGYAQALWAGKLYHIDLNGQNGPKYDQDLRFGAGNVRGAFWIVDVLLAGGYDGPVHFDYKPSRIEDEDGVWVSAAANMRNYLILREKVKAFRADPEVQEALVAARLPELAQPTLGEGEDWKQLLEWQLPDPEALATIGAATEHLDQLALEHLYGVR; this is encoded by the coding sequence ATGACCACCCAGATCCCCACCCCCACCCCCGAGGACAAGTTCTCCTTCGGCCTCTGGACCGTCGGCTGGCAGGGCGTCGACCCGTTCGGCGGCGCGACGCGCCCGCCCATGGACACCGTCCACGCGCTGGAGAAGCTGGCCGAGCTCGGCGCCTACGGCGTGAACTTCCACGACGACGACGTGATCCCCTTCGGCTCCGACGACGCCACCCGCGACAAGATCATCGCCCGCTTCAAGAAGGGCCTCGAGGACACCGGCCTGGTCGTCACCACCGCGACCACCAACCTCTTCAGCCACCCGGTCTTCAAGGCCGGCGGCTTCACCAACAACAACCGCGAGATCCGTCGCTTCGCGCTGCGCAAGGTGATGCGCAACATCGATCTGGCCGCCGAGCTCGGCGCCAAAGTCTACGTCGCGTGGGGCGGGCGCGAGGGCGCGGAGTACGGCGCCTCGCAGGACACCACCGTCGCGCTGGACCGCATGAAGGAGGCCTTCGACCTCCTCGGCGACTACGTGACCGAGAAGGGCTACGACCTCCGCTTCGCGATCGAGCCCAAGCCCAACGAGCCCCGCGGCGACATCCTGCTGCCCACCATCGGGCACGCGCTGGCCTTCATCAACGAGCTCGAGCGCCCCGAGCTGGTGGGCGTGAACCCGGAGATCGGGCACGAGGAGATGGCCGGCATGAACGCCGCCGCGGGGTACGCCCAGGCGCTGTGGGCCGGCAAGCTCTACCACATCGACCTCAACGGCCAGAACGGCCCGAAGTACGACCAGGACCTGCGCTTCGGCGCCGGCAACGTGCGCGGCGCGTTCTGGATCGTCGACGTGCTCCTCGCCGGTGGCTACGACGGCCCGGTGCACTTCGACTACAAGCCCTCGCGCATCGAGGACGAGGACGGCGTGTGGGTCAGCGCCGCGGCCAACATGCGCAACTACCTGATCCTGCGCGAGAAGGTGAAGGCCTTCCGCGCCGACCCCGAGGTGCAGGAGGCGCTGGTCGCCGCGCGCCTGCCCGAGCTGGCCCAGCCCACCCTCGGCGAGGGCGAGGACTGGAAGCAGCTGCTCGAGTGGCAGCTGCCCGACCCCGAGGCACTGGCCACGATCGGCGCTGCCACCGAGCACCTCGACCAGCTGGCGCTCGAGCACCTGTACGGCGTCCGCTGA